A stretch of the bacterium genome encodes the following:
- a CDS encoding tetrathionate reductase family octaheme c-type cytochrome — MRYTPIILIGLAIIVFAAWSALQKPGDAGPAPLEQLRARYSQKTIPSADHSKLQSLQRTFASPQEVTIACLSCHTERGKEVMASSHWNWERAEYIDGRGIRFIGKKNILNNYCIGVSSNLEGCDKCHAGYGFTDASFDFNNESNIDCLVCHDNSGTYVKTGAGLPAPSVDLSAVAQRVGKPKRDNCGYCHFAGGGGNNVKHGDLEEALLEADRELDVHMARNGADLQCVDCHTGKNHQMQGKLYSVSSMNRNRSTCEQCHAALPHEDDILNEHTLKVACQTCHIPTYARANPTKMTWDWSTAGRLADGKPFEVKGSHGEPTYMSLKGTFTWATNVIPEYVWFNGTAGHYLLGDEVSGEPVRINELKGGYEDPDSKIIPAKIHRGKQLYDPVNKILIQPKLYAP; from the coding sequence ATGCGCTATACCCCGATTATACTGATTGGCCTGGCGATCATTGTTTTCGCAGCATGGTCTGCGCTCCAGAAACCGGGCGATGCCGGTCCGGCGCCGCTGGAACAGCTCCGCGCGCGGTACTCGCAAAAAACGATTCCTTCCGCCGATCACAGCAAGCTTCAGTCTCTGCAGCGAACGTTTGCGTCTCCTCAGGAAGTAACGATCGCCTGCCTCTCCTGTCATACGGAAAGAGGCAAGGAAGTGATGGCGTCTTCGCACTGGAACTGGGAGCGCGCAGAGTATATCGATGGCCGCGGAATTCGATTCATCGGCAAGAAAAACATCCTGAACAATTACTGCATCGGGGTTTCCAGCAACCTGGAAGGGTGCGACAAATGCCATGCAGGATACGGTTTTACCGACGCCTCCTTTGATTTTAACAACGAAAGTAATATCGACTGTCTTGTTTGCCACGACAACAGCGGGACGTATGTCAAAACAGGGGCCGGATTGCCCGCTCCGTCCGTTGATTTGAGCGCTGTGGCGCAGCGTGTCGGAAAGCCAAAGCGGGACAATTGCGGTTATTGTCACTTTGCGGGAGGCGGCGGCAACAATGTAAAACACGGCGACCTGGAAGAAGCTTTACTGGAGGCCGACCGTGAGCTGGATGTGCACATGGCGCGCAACGGCGCCGATCTTCAATGCGTGGATTGCCACACAGGCAAGAACCATCAAATGCAGGGAAAACTCTACTCCGTTTCCTCCATGAACCGCAACCGCTCCACTTGCGAGCAATGTCATGCGGCGCTGCCGCATGAAGATGATATCCTGAACGAACACACACTCAAGGTTGCCTGTCAGACGTGCCACATTCCGACCTATGCCAGGGCGAATCCAACCAAGATGACCTGGGACTGGTCCACGGCCGGCAGGCTGGCTGACGGAAAACCTTTTGAAGTTAAGGGCTCTCACGGAGAACCAACGTACATGTCCCTTAAAGGGACATTCACATGGGCCACGAATGTCATACCGGAATACGTATGGTTTAACGGCACCGCCGGCCACTATCTCCTGGGTGACGAAGTCTCGGGTGAGCCGGTCCGGATCAATGAGCTCAAAGGTGGTTATGAAGACCCCGATTCGAAAATCATTCCTGCAAAGATTCACAGGGGAAAGCAGCTTTACGATCCGGTGAACAAAATTCTGATTCAGCCGAAACTGTATGCGCC